The Venturia canescens isolate UGA chromosome 7, ASM1945775v1, whole genome shotgun sequence genome segment TTTATCACTTTAAATACATGGAATATGCTCGCGATAAATTCTCGTGGGTGCCAGTCGCAGCAAAATCTTCTCGGGATATAAAAACGGTTGCGCATATTTAAGTTAAATGCGACGAGCCACAAgggagataaataaaaatcaatcgacaCGATAAAAGGCAgacacttggaatttttcataCAATCGCACAGGAAAGTACGATAATGTCTCGGAGACTTCATAAAATGCTCAATCCCGATACGTGATCCGGCTTCGCAAGGAGGCAGAactttaagaggatggatcagtcggtatagcgcaaccgtgagtgcgagaaagatagctgcaaatttcgaaatcgaaattctttgacacagtttgacgtttaaaaaaaggctctgtcagtcgatttttgccatccttctgcgtaggctgacagagcctttttttttaatcggtcaaaccgtctcagagaatttcaatttaaaaaattccaagtgaggttagtcgactgatccatactcttaaaggCATGAGCTTTGCTCTTCCAGTTCTCGTACCTCGACTCATCCCCTCCTCGTTGATCTTTCTTCTGTTAATAACTGGCATAAAAAAcgaacagaaaataaaaaaggaaatgcAGATAGAGTTTGAATAAACTGGAAATATTGCTCCGGAGTCCACGTGAACAGCAGGGTGctgcgagaaaaatatttttctgtgaCGCAACAAACGTTGTTAGTAGGATTTCAGTAGCCCGAGTTTAAAGCGGGATCGCGTATCGAGTGAGACTGCAGTAttgtagttgaaaaaaaatgtttttaaatttgaatgtgtTTCATAGAATTTCGAAAGCTTTGCCCTTTTTTAACTGCGCGTACGAACTTTGTTCCCGTTCAAAGCAAAAAACTATGAATAACCTTTGTTtcgttatttgttttattctcgCTTGGTCCTCCTCCGTCTGTCTGCGCGCCCTTTGAACCGCTCAGATGCAATCAGCAACAGAATTGCAGTATCGTTGCGTCAACATTGCAATTTGGGGATCCCTGCCCGAGCACTCTGAAGTACCTCGAGGCTCACTATCAATGTTTATCCGGTAAGTAAAACGGAAGAGTTAactgtttttttcacacaatttatcatttatcattttcacaCAATTTATCAAGGAGTGGGACGCTCGTCGTGTCCCACTCCTTGCGAGCCTGTGCCAGAGGACGGCACACTTGTCAATGTTCGTCGTGTTGGGAGCTCGCAAAATTTAATATGCGCAGGACaatcgaaaagtttgaaaCTCTCCCGGCACACGCGGTGTTCTCGCAAACGGTGATTAAATTCAGTGAAATATTTACAGCTGCAACAACAACGACGACATCAAGACCAAGTCCTCCATGGTTGATTACTTCGCAACCAAGCGTTTGGAGCACCGGCAGCCCCACTGTCAGACCTGTAGCGAGGTTGACAACCCCGCCAACTGCGAAACAACCTCCGGCTATTTCCACCCTTTTACCGCCGATACCAGCCTCTGAAACAAGGTCAGTTTACACAACTAAATATATCAACTTTTCAttctctcgatttttcttttaaaccGGCATTATTAACGTCACATACGACAGCTCGAACGTTCGATGCTTCCGTtcgtccttttttctcaaataaacTTGatcgaattcaattttttgagttCTCGGCCTCCCCCCCCCCGATCTCTGCTAACGCAATGATTTTCACATTTCATCTTTGCGCAGCCCGACCTCGACACCATCTGGTCTCGACAGCGAACTCGTCGACGAAGAACAAAGTATTTATCCTCCGAGCGAACGAGGCCCACCGTCACTTCTTGGCGTACCGGACACCACTCAAACTCCAGTTACCACGACGTTTGTTCCATGGAAAACAAGTCGAAGACCCACAGGTATTTACGAACACGTTACTCCCGTTTTCGGGATAAACGGAACTCGGGTTTCCGGGAACAAAATCCCTTCGAGTTCTGCTTCGTACTCGAGGGAAATCTCTTTGACGcgaaacaatgtttttttttttttttttctaataatttgtttttatttgcaaTAACACGATTTGTCATCGACTTTTCACAATTTTGGGATTCCGTCTGGGAAGTGTCTATGCAGCTCTAATTTCAGATCAGAATACCGAGAAAAGTCTAAtgcaattttcgaatcgaATTTAAGCCTGGCGAGTTATTAATCGGTACGGTTGACAGCCCGCTTTCGTTTAAAATCTTGTTAAAACCGCGGTTGATACCAAAATAATGCCTGGGGTCAATGCTACGAAgcattttctataaaaaaaagcgCTCGTCGATTTATCCTTCCATCTCGAGTATTTTTGTTTCGAGAGCAGCTTGGATAACGTGATCCGGGAAGGCGATCCGAACTGTTTCCGATCTCTGTTTAATTGGTTTTCAAAAAAGGAGCTACTAAAAGTGTCGGATCGTCGGTCGAAACTTTTCCAAGAAGTTTGATCCCCGACAATAATGCTCCCAGGAATTCTCGCTTGACATCCAATCGTTTGAACGACGTTCACGATGTAAATTCATGAATATTGACTTTTGGATAACGCGTCGGATGTCGAGGCGATTTTCTGCGTTCAATTCGATGCTCCAGCTTGCGAGGCAGCCCCTcgtaattcaaatttttttcaaatcaataagATTGATATGAATCGGTCGTCACGCGCATAATTTGCAGGTTCCACAACGCAGAGTCCTGACACGAGTTCAGGCAATGGCCAATGGAACGAATACAGTAAGCAAATATGCCCCCACGTAGCAGCTCGTAACCTTTACTGGAACGCAACGAGGGCGGGTGACGTTGCTGTGCAAAGTTGTCCGGGAGGTGCGAACGGTTTGGCGCGATGGAGATGCGTAATCAGCGAAGAAGTAGCAAAATGGCATCGGGACGCGCCTGATCTGAGCGAGTGCCGCTCGCTCTGGTTGACCTCGCTCGAGAATCGCGTTATCGAGGGCGATATGATCCTCGGTATAAGCAGCGATTTGTCACAAGTTACGAACAACAGTCGCGTACTGTACGGCGGTGATATGATGATTACaactaaaatcataaaaaacatgGCGGAGAAAATGGCACAAGACATAAGGACTTACCAAGACGCGAGGCAGCGTGAAGTTAGCGTCACGGAACTTCTTCAAGGTGTCGTTAGAACGGGAAGCAATTTGTTGGACAAGGCACAAATGGCTTCGTGGAACGATTTGAGTCATCAGGAACAAATGCGAGTCGCCACCTCCCTCCTCATCGGCCTCGAGGAAAACGCTTTTTTACTTGCTGACACGCTGATGCACGAAAAAACAATCGTTCAGGAGGGCAAAAATATACGTGAGTATTATTACGCGCGTGCGATGGTTTTGTGTTGCTATGAAAGATTCTCGAAATGCCAATGAGCTCAAAACTGGCTTTGACTATCGAATGgtcgataaaaatttgcaGCACTTGAGCAGCTCTAATTAAACGTGCGAATcaacatttgtttttcttactttttccAAATGGTTTCACAGTCATGGAAGTTCGAGTCCTCGAAACCCGCAAGATCGACAGGAGCgtggaaatttttccaatcgACTTGCTCCAACAACGATGGACCGCCTCGAACGACTACGTCGAACTGACGAGACGTTCCTTACTCGAAAACAGCGACGACGGGATCGTACGCCTCGTATTCATGGCGTTCGATCGCCTCGAAGAAATCCTCCAACCCCAAGACGAGGAACCATCGGTCGTACTAAATGACGAAATACAaccgagaataaaaaagaacaCTAGTCGAATACTCAACAGCAAAGTTATTTCAGCCTCTTTGGGAAAAGGGCGACACATCCAGTTATCAGAACCCGTGAGAGTATATTTTCAACACCTCACTGCTGATAATGTTACTAATCCTAGATGCGTTTTCTGGGACTACATCATGAGGTGAATTTATTTGAGTTTTTATTCTCCTGatgaatcaaaattttaaatcgaATCGAGACGAGTGAACTCACTCCCCTCCCCCAAAATGTTCCTGTAAAACACAAGAAgctttttcaatataaaacttggataaaATTTTGCGAGGAAATCTCACAGTGATTGAGCAGTCGAAAATATCAATTCAAGTACTTCGAAGCTTATGAACTTCTCATGAAAGATCTTCCAATGAATCGTAACGATGGTTACGAAACGATGAAATAAGTAATTATGAGGGAGTACAAAAAAATGTGGGTACCCAAaagttccataaaaaaaagttacagttgaaaaaaatcttttgaaatttttatcatttttatgaaagagtgaattgtttttaaatttaattgaCAGTCGTTGCAAAGATTATgcgtaaaaagaaaaacgaagaaaaataaatttttttggctCTCTGCCTAGATTAGTTCCTAGCTCTGTAATGCTAAGCCTCAAATTAATAACATACTCGTCGAATGTTTTTAAACACAGTGCCTGGTCGGAAGAGGGTTGTCACATAAGCAAAACAAACGACACGCACACCATTTGCGAATGTAATCATCTCACGAATTTCGCTGTGCTGATGGACGTGCACGCCATCAAACTCGACGTGGCACATCGCGTTGCGCTACAAATCATCACGTATATCGGCTGCATCATCTCCGTTGTCTGTCTGGTTCTCGCGATCCTGACGTTCCAACTCTTCCGAGGTCTTAAGGTGAGTCGAATGTGAATCGACTCTCAATTCcctggaaaaaattcatttcctttaatcatatttttagcatattCTCATCCATCCTAAAAAGTTATTGGGAAGTGCATAAACTTCCAGACAAACGAAAACTCGCTTCCGCAACCATCTTTACTGCAACCCACAGAAAAATTCTTTCCAATCGCTTCACCCTTATTTTATATCATTGACTCTGTTCCTGGACCTTCAAAActttaataatttttgttcacAGTCCGACAGAACAACGATTCATAAAAATCTGTGCGTGTGCTTGCTCATCGCTGAGGTTCTCTTCGTATGCGGCATTGCACAGACCAATCAGAGAATCGTTTGTGGAATAATAGCCGGGCTTctacatttcttttttctgtgcGCCTTTGCATGGATGTTCCTCGAAGGTAAGCACACATCTTGCTTATTAAATCACCAGCTGAATCTCATTTTAGTTTAAAGTCGTTggtcgatgaaattttttctttcaaatcaaGTTTGACGggtaaaaatttgagaattttcttcAGACTCGTTTTCTCGGGTAATCACTCTATCGATACGTCAACTAGGACAACCCCCAAACTCacaatttttctcttcccaGGTTTTCAACTGTACGTCATGCTGATTGAAGTTTTCGAAGCTGAAAAGTCCCGTCTGCGATGGTATTATCTGGTTGCTTATGGTGGTCCGTTACTCGTGGTTGCTATTTCATGTATAATCGATCCACTGAGCTACGGCACCGATCAATACTGTTGGCTACGAGCTGACAACTACTTTATCTTCAGTTTCGTGGGACCCGTTATACTCGTTATTTTGGTAAGTTTATATCAGCCATTCGACTCCGTTTCAATCTGGCGTTTGTGAAACTTTTCCCGTGACGTCGATAATGCAGGAATATGGATAAAATGTCGCGATTAATCATTCGTTCGTTTAGCTCCGTCGCGCTGAGTGACTGAAACCAAAAATAGGGAaggaaattataaaaaataagcaaaGCCTAGAGAACATAAAATAgaatgaaacaaaatgaataaGCGCTGAAATTCACGaaataatgcaaattttaaGTTGAGTTTCCCAGAGATAAAACTCCATGAGAATATATTAATGCACGGATGGAATATGACGTACCATAGCGATTTATGGGCCTATTtttttgctgaagattataaaaaaatatgtttttccattttcaggcTAATCTGGTGTTCCTGTCAATGGCAATATACATGATGTGTCGTCACACGAATACAACGGTGTCGATGAAGAGCAAGGAACACTCGAGACTGGCCAGTGCAAAGTAGGCAACTATTTTCTATACTGACTTACgcgttatattattttttttatcgtttcgagCAAGTAAAAATTGCTCATTTTTACAATATCATAAAactcgggaaaaaaaaaaagaattctcgGGAGCATTGTAAATTATTTCCGAGTCTCCTAGTTTCAGAATAAATCATTCGTGCTTAAACATGTACATTCTTATACGTAGGCTTAACGTGCTTTTCAATATACACTGACAAATGCgaaatttaattattcaacaCACTACTATTTATGGTTTTGACATCGATtactttctgtttttttttttcactacatAACTCgacgattttgtttttttcttattcaacAAGTTTACAGCATTACAATCATTGCTTTGTCTATCGTTGTTAGACTATCTTTGGTTGGAAcattaaaaaacttttcatcgtGTCTTTACGAATATTTGTTCAAGTCTCAAGTCtgttgaaaattatggaaacaaaaagaatttttcgtttacacCGTATGGGCGAGCAAACAAATATTCATTTACTTTGTGCATTGGGAATCGATACATCGATAAAATCGATGgacttttttataataatgatGTAGCGCATTGACTGATTTTAAAACATGTCTGATGAGTAAAATCTTTTACCTTGGCACAATTCCAATTATTCAGCGAGGACATAATCAACGCTGAGTGAGtcgatgaataaaatttttttcttcatctgcAACACATTACAAAGGAGATAGACGCAAATTAATTTAATCACTCCCATATTTTGGACGGTTATTGATTTTCTCAATGGCTTTATGACGGTTTTCGTAACTCGATTAGTTTTTTAGCGTGACCTatagattttcaaattcattaaaagagtgttgaatttttcatgaaactgACTTATTCAAAAGTGGTTATGTACGTTAAGCATCGCTCGAATAGCAAaatgacaaaagaaaaaagaaatttaaataAGTATTTGCAATGGTTAAAGAGACAACGACCTAACTGCTgtcttgtttcatttttttgttattaaatcTTCTACCCACTTCTGTCTACACTATTCTACATTCCTCTGCATGGCGTGGTTGGTTGGTAGTGGAAAGGAAGAAAATGCTCTTCCCAACAAATTGCAAGCGCACTTGTAAgatatttactatttttattatcatcaaCTTTCATCATTATACATTTATCATGATTATAAGTTAATCACTAATGTCATCTATGACtcatcgtttcattttttttcatcatagtTTTCTTCACACACAAACATTCGTGTCATTGGTACTTTTATTATCAAACGTATTCGAAAACCTACTCAAAACTTGTATTCAAACGTATCAACTGATTCAGAAATTATGCGAGTTCCTTTTTATCGGATAGGGATTGACTTTGAATATCGGACACTTCATTATTCTGCATACTGATTCGATAATGACTATCGAAGTTCACGCCGAaaacttcaataaatattACTTTTGACAGTgctttacatttttcaatgaagtATCTTCAATTTGGgtcgaaaataatttgaaaaaaaaaaaatcaaaattcttagACACTGAAACGACTGAAACGATAGAAACACAAAAGTAACCTGCAAAAATCGAGCCTCATCACCCACAGTCGAGATTCATGATTCaggagaaaaaactttaataAAACTCTTCATGGAAAACTACTGATGAACTCTAACGCACTAACAAACACTATTCGTATGCAGTAAAATTTAATAACACGTAGTCGTAGTCATAATTACTCATTGCTTAGTTAGTTGCGAATGGTAAACAGATTTAACGAGCCATAAATCATAATTTTCTATAGCAACcacatttttaaagaaaacgtttattttttttttttcatgattcaaGTGCTATTACGACACAAAATAgacttgtgattttttttttaccaatgaatttgaataatttgacGTCAGTCAGAAACTGTTGAACCTTCCGAAATTCACTGTTCAGTCGAAAAAACTAATTTGCTTTTCCAGATTCACAGTTATGTTTCTAATTAGCATTAAATATACCAAGCGCTAATAGGCTTAGTGGTTTCAAGTACGAAAATGACGTT includes the following:
- the LOC122414222 gene encoding latrophilin Cirl-like isoform X2 produces the protein MECGKGRRKSLLGGLILAWLFMNTCIVAARNMERYDTAYECEGKTLRIECGEGELIHLIRANYGRFSITICNEHGNTDWSVNCMSPKSFRVLYNVCNQQQNCSIVASTLQFGDPCPSTLKYLEAHYQCLSAATTTTTSRPSPPWLITSQPSVWSTGSPTVRPVARLTTPPTAKQPPAISTLLPPIPASETSPTSTPSGLDSELVDEEQSIYPPSERGPPSLLGVPDTTQTPVTTTFVPWKTSRRPTGSTTQSPDTSSGNGQWNEYSKQICPHVAARNLYWNATRAGDVAVQSCPGGANGLARWRCVISEEVAKWHRDAPDLSECRSLWLTSLENRVIEGDMILGISSDLSQVTNNSRVLYGGDMMITTKIIKNMAEKMAQDIRTYQDARQREVSVTELLQGVVRTGSNLLDKAQMASWNDLSHQEQMRVATSLLIGLEENAFLLADTLMHEKTIVQEGKNILMEVRVLETRKIDRSVEIFPIDLLQQRWTASNDYVELTRRSLLENSDDGIVRLVFMAFDRLEEILQPQDEEPSVVLNDEIQPRIKKNTSRILNSKVISASLGKGRHIQLSEPVRVYFQHLTADNVTNPRCVFWDYIMSAWSEEGCHISKTNDTHTICECNHLTNFAVLMDVHAIKLDVAHRVALQIITYIGCIISVVCLVLAILTFQLFRGLKSDRTTIHKNLCVCLLIAEVLFVCGIAQTNQRIVCGIIAGLLHFFFLCAFAWMFLEGFQLYVMLIEVFEAEKSRLRWYYLVAYGGPLLVVAISCIIDPLSYGTDQYCWLRADNYFIFSFVGPVILVILANLVFLSMAIYMMCRHTNTTVSMKSKEHSRLASANEDIINADGKEENALPNKLQAHLAWLRGAIVLVFLLGLTWTFGLLYLNQESVAMAYIFTILNSLQGLFIFVFHCVQNEKVRKEYRKFIRRHSWLPKCLRCSKTVAGSSGGSSGTSGAGAGTNGGKDFTSHNTSSNPSAPTTDSSGLSPHTTTNYLVSGRGWPSTERQSAPNESCTTLSDAHAVATLPHARHAYFPSASNIPKSATATWGPINKNLMWKNISFKSYSRDSGHGGSEQEESPRTHNALTLGHAVRTRERRVLGDGTEMGNGRSTSRRAASPYNHTYTEIRDGSVRGGIYQQGQVTYHQNHENNHGHGSRIIGVDDDPVYEEIERGGEMQVSDLSDEDGRRQSDMSRQSSRSYGDHRPLIPYSPANDRNLIHYGQTLERNILHFDPSQCSPAQERSLNACWEKLRRQPAKYELGEIAARMPANYATSQPDHTRTVAVLDGHTVVCHLQPQTDMYTGRGMPPPSYSEC
- the LOC122414222 gene encoding latrophilin Cirl-like isoform X1 codes for the protein MECGKGRRKSLLGGLILAWLFMNTCIVAARNMERYDTAYECEGKTLRIECGEGELIHLIRANYGRFSITICNEHGNTDWSVNCMSPKSFRVLYNVCNQQQNCSIVASTLQFGDPCPSTLKYLEAHYQCLSAATTTTTSRPSPPWLITSQPSVWSTGSPTVRPVARLTTPPTAKQPPAISTLLPPIPASETSPTSTPSGLDSELVDEEQSIYPPSERGPPSLLGVPDTTQTPVTTTFVPWKTSRRPTGSTTQSPDTSSGNGQWNEYSKQICPHVAARNLYWNATRAGDVAVQSCPGGANGLARWRCVISEEVAKWHRDAPDLSECRSLWLTSLENRVIEGDMILGISSDLSQVTNNSRVLYGGDMMITTKIIKNMAEKMAQDIRTYQDARQREVSVTELLQGVVRTGSNLLDKAQMASWNDLSHQEQMRVATSLLIGLEENAFLLADTLMHEKTIVQEGKNILMEVRVLETRKIDRSVEIFPIDLLQQRWTASNDYVELTRRSLLENSDDGIVRLVFMAFDRLEEILQPQDEEPSVVLNDEIQPRIKKNTSRILNSKVISASLGKGRHIQLSEPVRVYFQHLTADNVTNPRCVFWDYIMSAWSEEGCHISKTNDTHTICECNHLTNFAVLMDVHAIKLDVAHRVALQIITYIGCIISVVCLVLAILTFQLFRGLKSDRTTIHKNLCVCLLIAEVLFVCGIAQTNQRIVCGIIAGLLHFFFLCAFAWMFLEGFQLYVMLIEVFEAEKSRLRWYYLVAYGGPLLVVAISCIIDPLSYGTDQYCWLRADNYFIFSFVGPVILVILANLVFLSMAIYMMCRHTNTTVSMKSKEHSRLASANEDIINADGKEENALPNKLQAHLAWLRGAIVLVFLLGLTWTFGLLYLNQESVAMAYIFTILNSLQGLFIFVFHCVQNEKVRKEYRKFIRRHSWLPKCLRCSKTVAGSSGGSSGTSGAGAGTNGGKDFTSHNTSSNPSAPTTDSSGLSPHTTTNVVGSQYLVSGRGWPSTERQSAPNESCTTLSDAHAVATLPHARHAYFPSASNIPKSATATWGPINKNLMWKNISFKSYSRDSGHGGSEQEESPRTHNALTLGHAVRTRERRVLGDGTEMGNGRSTSRRAASPYNHTYTEIRDGSVRGGIYQQGQVTYHQNHENNHGHGSRIIGVDDDPVYEEIERGGEMQVSDLSDEDGRRQSDMSRQSSRSYGDHRPLIPYSPANDRNLIHYGQTLERNILHFDPSQCSPAQERSLNACWEKLRRQPAKYELGEIAARMPANYATSQPDHTRTVAVLDGHTVVCHLQPQTDMYTGRGMPPPSYSEC
- the LOC122414222 gene encoding latrophilin Cirl-like isoform X7 codes for the protein MECGKGRRKSLLGGLILAWLFMNTCIVAARNMERYDTAYECEGKTLRIECGEGELIHLIRANYGRFSITICNEHGNTDWSVNCMSPKSFRVLYNVCNQQQNCSIVASTLQFGDPCPSTLKYLEAHYQCLSAATTTTTSRPSPPWLITSQPSVWSTGSPTVRPVARLTTPPTAKQPPAISTLLPPIPASETSPTSTPSGLDSELVDEEQSIYPPSERGPPSLLGVPDTTQTPVTTTFVPWKTSRRPTGSTTQSPDTSSGNGQWNEYSKQICPHVAARNLYWNATRAGDVAVQSCPGGANGLARWRCVISEEVAKWHRDAPDLSECRSLWLTSLENRVIEGDMILGISSDLSQVTNNSRVLYGGDMMITTKIIKNMAEKMAQDIRTYQDARQREVSVTELLQGVVRTGSNLLDKAQMASWNDLSHQEQMRVATSLLIGLEENAFLLADTLMHEKTIVQEGKNILMEVRVLETRKIDRSVEIFPIDLLQQRWTASNDYVELTRRSLLENSDDGIVRLVFMAFDRLEEILQPQDEEPSVVLNDEIQPRIKKNTSRILNSKVISASLGKGRHIQLSEPVRVYFQHLTADNVTNPRCVFWDYIMSAWSEEGCHISKTNDTHTICECNHLTNFAVLMDVHAIKLDVAHRVALQIITYIGCIISVVCLVLAILTFQLFRGLKSDRTTIHKNLCVCLLIAEVLFVCGIAQTNQRIVCGIIAGLLHFFFLCAFAWMFLEGFQLYVMLIEVFEAEKSRLRWYYLVAYGGPLLVVAISCIIDPLSYGTDQYCWLRADNYFIFSFVGPVILVILANLVFLSMAIYMMCRHTNTTVSMKSKEHSRLASANEDIINADGKEENALPNKLQAHLAWLRGAIVLVFLLGLTWTFGLLYLNQESVAMAYIFTILNSLQGLFIFVFHCVQNEKVRKEYRKFIRRHSWLPKCLRCSKTVAGSSGGSSGTSGAGAGTNGGKDFTSHNTSSNPSAPTTDSSGLSPHTTTNNISFKSYSRDSGHGGSEQEESPRTHNALTLGHAVRTRERRVLGDGTEMGNGRSTSRRAASPYNHTYTEIRDGSVRGGIYQQGQVTYHQNHENNHGHGSRIIGVDDDPVYEEIERGGEMQVSDLSDEDGRRQSDMSRQSSRSYGDHRPLIPYSPANDRNLIHYGQTLERNILHFDPSQCSPAQERSLNACWEKLRRQPAKYELGEIAARMPANYATSQPDHTRTVAVLDGHTVVCHLQPQTDMYTGRGMPPPSYSEC
- the LOC122414222 gene encoding latrophilin Cirl-like isoform X5 — its product is MECGKGRRKSLLGGLILAWLFMNTCIVAARNMERYDTAYECEGKTLRIECGEGELIHLIRANYGRFSITICNEHGNTDWSVNCMSPKSFRVLYNVCNQQQNCSIVASTLQFGDPCPSTLKYLEAHYQCLSAATTTTTSRPSPPWLITSQPSVWSTGSPTVRPVARLTTPPTAKQPPAISTLLPPIPASETSPTSTPSGLDSELVDEEQSIYPPSERGPPSLLGVPDTTQTPVTTTFVPWKTSRRPTGSTTQSPDTSSGNGQWNEYSKQICPHVAARNLYWNATRAGDVAVQSCPGGANGLARWRCVISEEVAKWHRDAPDLSECRSLWLTSLENRVIEGDMILGISSDLSQVTNNSRVLYGGDMMITTKIIKNMAEKMAQDIRTYQDARQREVSVTELLQGVVRTGSNLLDKAQMASWNDLSHQEQMRVATSLLIGLEENAFLLADTLMHEKTIVQEGKNILMEVRVLETRKIDRSVEIFPIDLLQQRWTASNDYVELTRRSLLENSDDGIVRLVFMAFDRLEEILQPQDEEPSVVLNDEIQPRIKKNTSRILNSKVISASLGKGRHIQLSEPVRVYFQHLTADNVTNPRCVFWDYIMSAWSEEGCHISKTNDTHTICECNHLTNFAVLMDVHAIKLDVAHRVALQIITYIGCIISVVCLVLAILTFQLFRGLKSDRTTIHKNLCVCLLIAEVLFVCGIAQTNQRIVCGIIAGLLHFFFLCAFAWMFLEGFQLYVMLIEVFEAEKSRLRWYYLVAYGGPLLVVAISCIIDPLSYGTDQYCWLRADNYFIFSFVGPVILVILANLVFLSMAIYMMCRHTNTTVSMKSKEHSRLASANEDIINAEAWLRGAIVLVFLLGLTWTFGLLYLNQESVAMAYIFTILNSLQGLFIFVFHCVQNEKVRKEYRKFIRRHSWLPKCLRCSKTVAGSSGGSSGTSGAGAGTNGGKDFTSHNTSSNPSAPTTDSSGLSPHTTTNVVGSQYLVSGRGWPSTERQSAPNESCTTLSDAHAVATLPHARHAYFPSASNIPKSATATWGPINKNLMWKNISFKSYSRDSGHGGSEQEESPRTHNALTLGHAVRTRERRVLGDGTEMGNGRSTSRRAASPYNHTYTEIRDGSVRGGIYQQGQVTYHQNHENNHGHGSRIIGVDDDPVYEEIERGGEMQVSDLSDEDGRRQSDMSRQSSRSYGDHRPLIPYSPANDRNLIHYGQTLERNILHFDPSQCSPAQERSLNACWEKLRRQPAKYELGEIAARMPANYATSQPDHTRTVAVLDGHTVVCHLQPQTDMYTGRGMPPPSYSEC
- the LOC122414222 gene encoding latrophilin Cirl-like isoform X3 yields the protein MECGKGRRKSLLGGLILAWLFMNTCIVAARNMERYDTAYECEGKTLRIECGEGELIHLIRANYGRFSITICNEHGNTDWSVNCMSPKSFRVLYNVCNQQQNCSIVASTLQFGDPCPSTLKYLEAHYQCLSAATTTTTSRPSPPWLITSQPSVWSTGSPTVRPVARLTTPPTAKQPPAISTLLPPIPASETSPTSTPSGLDSELVDEEQSIYPPSERGPPSLLGVPDTTQTPVTTTFVPWKTSRRPTGSTTQSPDTSSGNGQWNEYSKQICPHVAARNLYWNATRAGDVAVQSCPGGANGLARWRCVISEEVAKWHRDAPDLSECRSLWLTSLENRVIEGDMILGISSDLSQVTNNSRVLYGGDMMITTKIIKNMAEKMAQDIRTYQDARQREVSVTELLQGVVRTGSNLLDKAQMASWNDLSHQEQMRVATSLLIGLEENAFLLADTLMHEKTIVQEGKNILMEVRVLETRKIDRSVEIFPIDLLQQRWTASNDYVELTRRSLLENSDDGIVRLVFMAFDRLEEILQPQDEEPSVVLNDEIQPRIKKNTSRILNSKVISASLGKGRHIQLSEPVRVYFQHLTADNVTNPRCVFWDYIMSAWSEEGCHISKTNDTHTICECNHLTNFAVLMDVHAIKLDVAHRVALQIITYIGCIISVVCLVLAILTFQLFRGLKSDRTTIHKNLCVCLLIAEVLFVCGIAQTNQRIVCGIIAGLLHFFFLCAFAWMFLEGFQLYVMLIEVFEAEKSRLRWYYLVAYGGPLLVVAISCIIDPLSYGTDQYCWLRADNYFIFSFVGPVILVILANLVFLSMAIYMMCRHTNTTVSMKSKEHSRLASANGKEENALPNKLQAHLAWLRGAIVLVFLLGLTWTFGLLYLNQESVAMAYIFTILNSLQGLFIFVFHCVQNEKVRKEYRKFIRRHSWLPKCLRCSKTVAGSSGGSSGTSGAGAGTNGGKDFTSHNTSSNPSAPTTDSSGLSPHTTTNVVGSQYLVSGRGWPSTERQSAPNESCTTLSDAHAVATLPHARHAYFPSASNIPKSATATWGPINKNLMWKNISFKSYSRDSGHGGSEQEESPRTHNALTLGHAVRTRERRVLGDGTEMGNGRSTSRRAASPYNHTYTEIRDGSVRGGIYQQGQVTYHQNHENNHGHGSRIIGVDDDPVYEEIERGGEMQVSDLSDEDGRRQSDMSRQSSRSYGDHRPLIPYSPANDRNLIHYGQTLERNILHFDPSQCSPAQERSLNACWEKLRRQPAKYELGEIAARMPANYATSQPDHTRTVAVLDGHTVVCHLQPQTDMYTGRGMPPPSYSEC